In Kiritimatiellia bacterium, one genomic interval encodes:
- a CDS encoding YifB family Mg chelatase-like AAA ATPase, with translation MLAKVHSGAVYGIDAYPVEIEVNEGRGDPQTVIVGLPDTAVKESKDRVQTAILNSAFEMPKGRITINLAPADIKKEGPVFDLPIAIGILATQGFIPLEALAQYGMIGELALSGKVRRAKGVLPIAMAMKKEGLKMILVPRDNADEAAVVEGIKVFPVKNLREAADLIGGLSQPAPFRIDVAEIFDSTSVYDEDFADVKGQEQAKRAVEVAVAGGHNLLMIGPPGTGKTMLAKRIPSILPLMTLEEALETTKIHSIAGALAPRQALITHRPFRAPHHTVSDAGLLGGGAHPMPGEVSLAHRGVLFLDELPEFHRNALEVLRQPLEDGSVTISRAMASMTFPCQFMLVGAMNPCKCGWYGDPKHECRCNPNQIQNYRNKISGPLLDRIDIHIEVPSVKYQELTSLGAGEPSAKIRARVIAAREIQKERFKGLRKVHCNAAMRTKDTGKFCALKDEAQSLLKMAIPELNFTARAYDRILKVSRTIADLSGKEQIGSEHISEAIQYRTLDRQFWI, from the coding sequence ATGCTCGCTAAAGTGCATTCCGGCGCCGTTTATGGCATTGATGCTTATCCGGTTGAAATTGAGGTGAACGAGGGGCGCGGCGACCCGCAAACGGTGATCGTCGGCCTGCCGGACACCGCCGTCAAGGAAAGCAAGGACCGGGTCCAGACCGCCATTCTCAATTCCGCATTTGAAATGCCGAAAGGGCGCATCACCATCAACCTCGCCCCGGCCGATATAAAAAAAGAGGGGCCGGTCTTTGACCTGCCGATCGCCATCGGCATCCTTGCCACGCAGGGATTCATCCCGCTGGAAGCGCTTGCTCAATACGGCATGATCGGCGAACTGGCCCTGAGCGGCAAAGTGCGCCGGGCAAAAGGCGTGCTGCCGATTGCCATGGCCATGAAAAAAGAAGGACTCAAAATGATCCTCGTGCCGCGGGATAACGCCGATGAAGCCGCCGTGGTTGAGGGAATAAAAGTTTTCCCCGTCAAAAACCTGCGTGAAGCCGCCGACCTGATCGGCGGATTGAGCCAACCGGCGCCTTTCCGGATTGATGTCGCTGAAATATTTGACTCAACGTCCGTTTACGACGAGGATTTTGCCGACGTCAAGGGCCAGGAACAGGCCAAGCGCGCCGTGGAAGTGGCCGTGGCCGGCGGACATAATTTACTGATGATCGGTCCGCCGGGAACCGGAAAAACCATGCTCGCCAAGCGGATCCCCTCCATTCTGCCCTTGATGACCCTGGAAGAAGCCTTGGAGACAACCAAAATTCACAGCATCGCCGGCGCGCTCGCCCCCCGCCAGGCGCTGATTACTCACCGTCCTTTCCGCGCCCCGCATCATACGGTTTCCGACGCCGGACTTTTAGGCGGCGGGGCGCATCCCATGCCGGGCGAGGTCAGCCTGGCCCACCGCGGCGTGCTCTTCCTTGACGAATTGCCGGAATTTCACCGCAACGCCCTGGAAGTTCTGCGCCAACCGCTTGAAGACGGTTCGGTTACGATTTCCCGCGCTATGGCCAGCATGACGTTTCCCTGCCAGTTCATGCTGGTCGGCGCCATGAACCCCTGCAAATGCGGCTGGTATGGCGATCCCAAGCATGAATGCCGCTGCAATCCCAACCAGATTCAGAATTATCGCAACAAGATTTCCGGGCCTTTGCTTGACAGAATAGACATTCATATTGAGGTTCCATCGGTAAAATATCAGGAATTGACTTCACTCGGCGCCGGAGAACCCTCGGCAAAAATCCGCGCACGGGTAATTGCCGCCCGGGAAATACAGAAGGAAAGATTCAAGGGGTTAAGAAAAGTCCATTGCAACGCCGCCATGCGCACCAAGGACACGGGAAAATTCTGCGCACTCAAGGATGAGGCCCAATCGCTCCTCAAAATGGCCATTCCCGAGCTCAATTTCACCGCCCGGGCCTACGACCGAATTTTGAAAGTCTCCCGCACCATCGCCGACCTGTCCGGAAAGGAACAGATTGGAAGCGAACATATCTCCGAGGCAATCCAATATAGAACATTGGACAGGCAATTTTGGATTTGA
- a CDS encoding ferritin family protein produces MPEFGSSLSGLANNRKITKQELIRAIRFMIAAEYEAIQLYMQLAESTDNKLAVDVLRDIADEERVHAGEFLRLLRELAPDEEKFYAEGADEVEEEIRKLKSSK; encoded by the coding sequence ATGCCGGAATTCGGATCATCCCTTTCGGGACTCGCCAATAACCGCAAAATCACGAAACAGGAGCTCATTCGCGCGATCCGCTTCATGATCGCCGCGGAATATGAAGCGATTCAGTTATACATGCAACTGGCCGAATCAACCGACAACAAGCTGGCCGTTGACGTCCTCCGGGACATTGCCGACGAGGAAAGAGTTCACGCGGGAGAGTTTCTACGGCTGCTCCGCGAATTGGCCCCGGATGAAGAAAAATTCTATGCCGAAGGGGCGGATGAGGTTGAGGAGGAAATCAGGAAACTCAAAAGCTCAAAGTAA